A stretch of the Uranotaenia lowii strain MFRU-FL chromosome 3, ASM2978415v1, whole genome shotgun sequence genome encodes the following:
- the LOC129757305 gene encoding tetratricopeptide repeat protein 1 isoform X2, with protein MDSTEEREPKSLSPPQIHTDTSASDEEKFEDASSKDFNEKAVDELIREVTGLHPAGDSGTLQKNNTSSSSDHTDKFVDCRSDPDGSDEDITEEVAQPEEAEPGSVTERKACEDEDYVDDKMQAEWEESLPEQEKLDNKERADELKAKGNELFKEGDYEKSAKMYTAALRLCPVRYAAERSILYANRAAAKTKLNFKPSAIADCTKAIQHNPKYLKALLRRATLYEEADKLDESLEDFKQILELDPSNAEARAAQQRLPPKIQERNEALKEEMVGKLKDLGNMILRPFGLSTQNFELKQDPSTGSYSVNFKSGK; from the exons ATGGATTCAACCGAGGAACGGGAACCGAAAAGTTTGTCGCCGCCCCAGATCCACACCGACACTTCGGCCAGCGATGAGGAAAAGTTCGAGGACGCCTCCAGCAAGGATTTCAACGAGAAGGCCGTGGACGAATTGATCCGGGAGGTCACAGGCCTACATCCGGCTGGAGATAGTGGCACTTTGCAGAAGAACAACACCTCGTCGTCGTCGGACCATACGGACAAATTCGTGGACTGCCGGAGCGATCCGGACGGAAGCGACGAAGATATCACCGAGGAAGTGGCGCAACCGGAAGAGGCCGAGCCGGGAAGCGTAACCGAGCGAAAAGCCTGCGAAGATGAGGACTACGTGGATGATAAGATGCAAGCTGAATGGGAGGAATCACTTCCGGAACAGGAAAAATTGGACAACAAGGAACGAGCCGACGAACTGAAGGCCAAGGGAAACGAGCTGTTCAAGGAGGGCGACTACGAGAAGTCTGCCAAAATGTACACGGCAGCGCTGCGTTTGTGCCCGGTGAGGTACGCGGCCGAACGCTCCATCCTGTACGCCAATCGAGCCGCGGCCAAGACCAAACTCAACTTCAAACCTTCGGCCATTGCCGACTGCACCAAAGCTATTCAGCACAATCCAAAGTACCTGAAGGCGCTTTTGAG ACGTGCGACCTTGTACGAGGAGGCGGACAAGCTGGACGAGAGCCTGGAAGATTTCAAGCAGATCCTGGAGCTGGATCCCTCGAATGCCGAGGCTAGGGCGGCCCAGCAACGGCTGCCCCCCAAGATTCAGGAACGGAACGAAGCCCTCAAGGAGGAAATGGTCGGCAAGCTGAAGGATCTCGGCAACATGATCCTGCGCCCGTTCGGCCTTTCGACCCAGAACTTCGAGCTGAAGCAAGATCCCTCGACCGGATCCTACTCTGTTAACTTTAAAAGCGGCAAGTAG
- the LOC129757305 gene encoding tetratricopeptide repeat protein 1 isoform X1, translated as MDSTEEREPKSLSPPQIHTDTSASDEEKFEDASSKDFNEKAVDELIREVTGLHPAGDSGTLQKNNTSSSSDHTDKFVDCRSDPDGSDEDITEEVAQPEEAEPGSVTERKACEDEDYVDDKMQAEWEESLPEQEKLDNKERADELKAKGNELFKEGDYEKSAKMYTAALRLCPVRYAAERSILYANRAAAKTKLNFKPSAIADCTKAIQHNPKYLKALLRLIESTSRRATLYEEADKLDESLEDFKQILELDPSNAEARAAQQRLPPKIQERNEALKEEMVGKLKDLGNMILRPFGLSTQNFELKQDPSTGSYSVNFKSGK; from the exons ATGGATTCAACCGAGGAACGGGAACCGAAAAGTTTGTCGCCGCCCCAGATCCACACCGACACTTCGGCCAGCGATGAGGAAAAGTTCGAGGACGCCTCCAGCAAGGATTTCAACGAGAAGGCCGTGGACGAATTGATCCGGGAGGTCACAGGCCTACATCCGGCTGGAGATAGTGGCACTTTGCAGAAGAACAACACCTCGTCGTCGTCGGACCATACGGACAAATTCGTGGACTGCCGGAGCGATCCGGACGGAAGCGACGAAGATATCACCGAGGAAGTGGCGCAACCGGAAGAGGCCGAGCCGGGAAGCGTAACCGAGCGAAAAGCCTGCGAAGATGAGGACTACGTGGATGATAAGATGCAAGCTGAATGGGAGGAATCACTTCCGGAACAGGAAAAATTGGACAACAAGGAACGAGCCGACGAACTGAAGGCCAAGGGAAACGAGCTGTTCAAGGAGGGCGACTACGAGAAGTCTGCCAAAATGTACACGGCAGCGCTGCGTTTGTGCCCGGTGAGGTACGCGGCCGAACGCTCCATCCTGTACGCCAATCGAGCCGCGGCCAAGACCAAACTCAACTTCAAACCTTCGGCCATTGCCGACTGCACCAAAGCTATTCAGCACAATCCAAAGTACCTGAAGGCGCTTTTGAG GCTTATCGAATCCACTTCCAGACGTGCGACCTTGTACGAGGAGGCGGACAAGCTGGACGAGAGCCTGGAAGATTTCAAGCAGATCCTGGAGCTGGATCCCTCGAATGCCGAGGCTAGGGCGGCCCAGCAACGGCTGCCCCCCAAGATTCAGGAACGGAACGAAGCCCTCAAGGAGGAAATGGTCGGCAAGCTGAAGGATCTCGGCAACATGATCCTGCGCCCGTTCGGCCTTTCGACCCAGAACTTCGAGCTGAAGCAAGATCCCTCGACCGGATCCTACTCTGTTAACTTTAAAAGCGGCAAGTAG